A single Parabacteroides timonensis DNA region contains:
- a CDS encoding FAD-dependent oxidoreductase yields MKKYDAIIIGFGKAGKTLAAELGNRGWNVAIIERSSGMYGGTCINIGCIPTKRLVHMSKVISYRKPSSFEQYAEEFRQAIAGKRELTSLLRKKNFDNLDSKDTVTVYTGIASFRSPHEIEVKAGEETLLLEGKKIFINTGASTIIPPIKGIEGNPFVYTSTSIMELDKLPRRLVIVGGGYIGLEFASMFAGFGSEVIVLEGGDKFIAREDRDIADAVKTVLEKKGITIHLNALVQSIEHNDTGAVITYKEKEGNEVQLPADAVLLATGRRPNTTDLHPEAAGIEISDRGAVIVDDHLRTNVPNIWAMGDVTGGLQFTYISLDDYRVIKDQLFGNGQRTKDDRVAVAYSVFIDPPLSRIGMGEEEALRSGRKISIARIPAAAFPRTRTFEQTDGLLKAIVDTETGEILGCTLFCAESTEVINTVSLAIRAGKDYTFLRDSIYTHPSMSESLNDLFALIK; encoded by the coding sequence ATGAAAAAGTATGATGCAATTATCATTGGGTTTGGTAAAGCCGGTAAAACACTTGCCGCAGAGTTGGGAAACAGAGGCTGGAATGTCGCTATTATCGAGCGTTCGTCCGGAATGTACGGAGGAACCTGTATCAATATCGGTTGTATCCCGACGAAAAGGTTGGTGCATATGTCGAAAGTCATATCCTACCGTAAACCATCTTCCTTCGAACAGTATGCCGAAGAGTTCCGCCAGGCAATTGCCGGAAAAAGGGAACTTACTTCTCTGCTGCGTAAAAAGAATTTCGACAATCTCGACTCGAAAGACACAGTGACTGTCTATACAGGAATCGCCTCTTTCCGTTCCCCTCATGAAATAGAAGTAAAAGCAGGCGAAGAAACCCTCCTCCTGGAAGGCAAAAAGATATTTATCAATACGGGAGCATCTACTATCATCCCGCCCATCAAAGGTATAGAAGGAAATCCGTTTGTCTATACCAGTACCTCGATCATGGAATTAGATAAACTACCCCGCCGGCTGGTGATTGTCGGAGGTGGTTATATCGGTCTGGAATTTGCATCTATGTTTGCCGGTTTCGGTTCGGAAGTGATCGTATTGGAAGGCGGAGACAAGTTTATCGCCCGTGAGGACCGCGACATTGCCGATGCGGTAAAAACGGTACTCGAAAAGAAAGGAATCACTATTCATTTGAATGCTTTGGTACAGTCGATTGAACACAATGACACCGGAGCTGTTATAACATATAAAGAGAAAGAAGGAAACGAAGTACAACTTCCCGCCGACGCAGTATTGCTGGCTACCGGACGTCGTCCGAACACCACAGACCTGCATCCGGAAGCTGCGGGGATAGAGATCTCCGACCGGGGAGCCGTTATTGTGGACGATCATCTGCGCACCAATGTTCCGAATATATGGGCAATGGGCGATGTGACCGGCGGTCTTCAATTTACCTATATTTCTCTGGACGATTATCGCGTGATAAAAGACCAGTTGTTCGGCAACGGACAGCGTACGAAGGATGACCGTGTGGCGGTTGCCTATTCGGTATTTATCGATCCACCGCTGTCACGCATCGGGATGGGAGAGGAAGAGGCGCTGCGTTCCGGAAGGAAAATAAGCATTGCGCGGATTCCGGCTGCTGCATTCCCGCGGACACGTACCTTCGAACAGACGGACGGCCTATTGAAAGCGATCGTCGATACGGAAACCGGCGAGATACTGGGATGTACACTTTTCTGTGCCGAGTCGACAGAGGTGATCAACACCGTATCGCTTGCCATACGTGCCGGAAAAGATTATACATTTTTGCGGGATAGTATTTATACACACCCGTCGATGAGCGAATCGCTGAACGATTTGTTCGCATTGATAAAATAG
- a CDS encoding GNAT family N-acetyltransferase encodes MNKQQVIDLWRLSFNDTEEFIRLYFDRVYKEENTLVIEKDGQVVSALQMLPYTMTYYGTEISVAYISGACTLPSMRGKGLMRQLIQNAFEEMKYRSVAVTALIPADPWLFDYYREQGYTEAFDYSEETYIRPAEPVWAPKLTVVPPEVPSIDLLYKYFDRQIRKRPCCILHTKDDFITILRDLQLSGGQMLTALDEQEQPVGMAFVLPPDHTSGIPEASEQLYIKEFFYDDDRVANLLLQEATLQNNVKKAVYKTPPVVPGTHPMGMARVIDTERLMHHWLSTHKEAPVSEKLLKEQDIQTFTRIVMGYPHREAYMSLMLD; translated from the coding sequence ATGAACAAGCAACAAGTAATCGATCTGTGGCGTCTCTCGTTTAATGATACGGAAGAATTTATACGCCTTTATTTCGACCGGGTATATAAAGAAGAAAATACCCTGGTGATAGAAAAGGACGGTCAGGTGGTGTCTGCCCTTCAGATGCTGCCTTACACCATGACATACTATGGAACGGAAATATCCGTAGCTTATATTTCGGGAGCCTGCACCCTACCCTCTATGCGCGGAAAAGGCCTGATGAGACAACTCATCCAAAACGCATTCGAGGAAATGAAATACCGGTCGGTAGCCGTTACGGCACTGATCCCGGCCGATCCCTGGTTATTCGATTATTACCGTGAACAAGGTTATACGGAGGCATTCGACTACTCTGAAGAGACATATATCCGCCCTGCAGAGCCGGTATGGGCACCGAAGCTGACGGTTGTTCCGCCCGAAGTTCCTTCGATAGACCTTCTTTATAAATACTTCGACCGCCAAATACGCAAACGTCCCTGTTGCATATTGCACACAAAGGATGACTTTATCACCATCCTGCGCGACCTGCAACTATCCGGCGGACAAATGCTTACCGCGCTCGACGAACAGGAACAGCCTGTCGGAATGGCTTTCGTACTTCCGCCCGACCATACCTCCGGAATACCGGAAGCAAGCGAACAACTCTATATAAAGGAATTCTTTTACGATGACGACCGGGTTGCCAACCTCCTGCTTCAGGAAGCCACCTTGCAAAACAACGTAAAGAAAGCCGTCTATAAGACACCGCCCGTAGTTCCCGGAACACACCCGATGGGTATGGCCCGCGTAATAGATACGGAACGGCTGATGCATCACTGGCTGTCTACCCATAAGGAAGCACCGGTATCGGAAAAATTATTGAAAGAGCAGGATATCCAGACTTTCACACGAATAGTGATGGGATACCCTCACCGGGAAGCTTATATGAGCCTGATGCTGGATTAA
- a CDS encoding glycoside hydrolase family 95 protein produces MKNKWLCVSFSLALFVQGTFSQNGTVKMWYDEPADEWMKSLPIGNGRLSGMVFGGVSKETVALNEITLWSGQKNEVQEKPFGKEELRSLQQIFLDGKLEEGNAIASEKLVGSPASFGTHVPFGDIELLFGQGNATFKNYDRSLDLATGIASVSYEQDGVTYTREYFCSNPANVMVIRLTASQKGSQNFEIRLNPLRESVITTEKDAICFTGQVSFPTFGPGGVNFYGQVKALVEGGSIRQNKESLSVENADEVILIADLRTDFVPEDMKETALSALNSAEQKGFDTLKQEHQTDFGRLFNRVSLSLGNEKKESLPTDERLKLLKAGGNDPDLVALYFQYGRYLLISASRENSPLPANLQGVWNDNLACNMAWTCDYHLDINTQQNYWAANVGNLSECNAPLFRYIESLAGAGAETADKVYGCEGWVAHTVANVWNFTAPGWSTGWGLHPTGGAWLATHIWDYYCFTKDEIFLLKTYPVLKQAALFFLDYMTEDPETGYLVTGPSNSPENSFAWNGKQFSTSMMPTCDRVIVHELLNACLHIAELLQLDEEFRGRVIAAIDRLPPFKIGKYGQIQEWQEDYEEAIPNHRHTSHLLALYPYSQISLDKTPELAKAAAVTIDRRLNSGNWEDVEWSRANMINFFARLKDRTKAHESVVGLMKDLSRENMLTISPKGIGGAPVDIFVFDGNEGGAAGIAEMLLQSHEEYVELLPCLPEEWNKGSFKGLRARGGFEVDLSWTGQTVKHAQITATVDNTLKLKLPERNGREKYYKNKKEIDPVTLPFGIVRIDLQKGDLFEVAYD; encoded by the coding sequence ATGAAAAACAAATGGTTGTGTGTCTCTTTTAGTTTAGCATTGTTCGTTCAGGGGACTTTTTCTCAGAACGGGACTGTGAAAATGTGGTATGATGAACCCGCTGATGAATGGATGAAATCTTTGCCCATAGGGAATGGGCGGCTGAGTGGAATGGTGTTCGGGGGTGTTTCGAAAGAAACCGTTGCCCTGAATGAAATAACGCTCTGGTCCGGGCAGAAGAATGAAGTACAGGAAAAACCTTTTGGCAAGGAGGAACTCAGGAGCCTTCAGCAAATCTTCCTCGACGGAAAGCTGGAGGAGGGAAATGCGATCGCTTCGGAGAAGCTGGTCGGGTCTCCTGCATCGTTCGGTACGCACGTGCCTTTCGGTGATATAGAGCTGCTTTTCGGGCAGGGAAACGCTACGTTCAAAAATTACGATCGTTCCCTCGATCTCGCTACCGGGATCGCCTCCGTTTCTTATGAACAGGATGGGGTTACTTATACCCGCGAATATTTCTGCTCGAATCCGGCCAATGTAATGGTGATAAGGTTGACTGCTTCTCAGAAGGGGAGTCAGAATTTCGAGATACGCCTGAATCCCTTGCGTGAGTCTGTAATAACAACGGAGAAGGATGCGATCTGTTTTACCGGCCAGGTTTCTTTTCCGACCTTCGGTCCCGGAGGGGTTAATTTTTACGGGCAGGTAAAGGCTTTGGTAGAAGGGGGAAGTATCCGGCAAAATAAAGAAAGTTTGTCGGTGGAGAATGCCGACGAAGTGATTTTGATCGCTGACCTGCGAACCGATTTTGTTCCGGAGGATATGAAAGAAACGGCATTGTCTGCTTTGAACAGTGCAGAACAGAAAGGCTTCGATACACTTAAGCAGGAGCATCAGACTGATTTTGGCCGTTTATTCAACCGTGTCAGCCTCTCTCTGGGAAATGAAAAGAAAGAGTCGCTGCCTACTGACGAACGGTTGAAACTGCTGAAGGCAGGAGGGAATGATCCGGATTTGGTGGCTTTATACTTTCAATACGGTCGTTACCTGTTGATCTCCGCTTCGCGTGAAAACTCTCCGTTACCGGCTAACCTGCAAGGGGTATGGAACGATAATCTGGCGTGCAATATGGCCTGGACCTGCGATTATCACCTGGATATCAATACGCAGCAGAATTACTGGGCTGCCAACGTGGGTAATCTCTCCGAATGTAATGCTCCTTTGTTCAGATATATAGAATCGTTGGCAGGAGCAGGTGCCGAAACGGCCGATAAAGTATATGGTTGCGAAGGTTGGGTGGCGCATACCGTAGCTAATGTATGGAACTTCACGGCTCCGGGTTGGAGTACCGGTTGGGGGCTTCATCCGACAGGAGGAGCCTGGCTGGCTACGCATATCTGGGATTATTATTGTTTTACCAAAGATGAGATATTCCTGTTGAAGACCTATCCGGTTCTGAAACAGGCTGCTTTATTTTTCCTCGACTATATGACGGAAGATCCGGAAACCGGTTATTTGGTGACTGGTCCGTCCAACTCTCCCGAAAATAGTTTTGCATGGAACGGCAAGCAGTTTTCGACATCCATGATGCCAACCTGCGACAGGGTTATCGTACATGAATTGCTGAATGCTTGTCTGCATATTGCTGAGTTATTACAATTGGATGAAGAATTCAGGGGACGTGTGATCGCTGCGATCGATCGATTGCCTCCGTTTAAGATCGGTAAATACGGTCAGATCCAGGAATGGCAGGAAGACTATGAAGAAGCGATACCCAACCACCGGCATACAAGCCATTTATTGGCATTATATCCCTATTCACAGATTTCATTGGATAAGACTCCCGAACTGGCTAAAGCTGCTGCGGTGACTATCGACCGGCGTTTAAATTCCGGAAACTGGGAAGATGTGGAATGGAGTCGTGCCAATATGATTAACTTTTTTGCCCGTTTGAAAGACCGTACGAAAGCGCATGAAAGCGTTGTCGGTCTGATGAAGGACCTAAGCCGCGAGAATATGCTGACGATCTCTCCGAAAGGGATAGGCGGCGCACCGGTAGATATTTTTGTATTCGATGGAAATGAGGGTGGGGCGGCCGGTATTGCGGAGATGTTGCTGCAAAGCCATGAAGAGTATGTGGAATTATTGCCATGCTTGCCGGAAGAATGGAATAAGGGTAGTTTTAAAGGGCTTCGTGCACGTGGAGGATTTGAAGTCGATCTCTCCTGGACCGGGCAGACCGTGAAGCATGCACAGATAACAGCTACTGTCGATAATACGTTGAAACTGAAACTTCCGGAAAGGAACGGAAGGGAGAAATATTATAAGAACAAAAAAGAGATCGATCCGGTGACCTTGCCTTTCGGTATTGTACGGATCGATTTGCAGAAAGGCGATCTTTTCGAAGTGGCTTACGATTGA
- the gnd gene encoding decarboxylating NADP(+)-dependent phosphogluconate dehydrogenase — protein MKKADIGLIGLAVMGENLALNMESKGFTVAVYNRNFPGEEGVVDRFVNGRGKGKNFIATHSIEELTEAVKRPRIIMMMIKAGAPVDEMIEQLLPYMSPGDVIIDGGNSDFHDTERRVKEVEAKGLYFIGSGISGGEEGALHGPSVMPGGSPEAWPIVKDILQGIAAKLDDGTPCCQWIGRGGAGHFVKMVHNGIEYGDMQLISEAYSLLKNRKGLDNDEMSVVFEEWNKGELDSFLIEITKNILRFRDEDGKPLLDKILDVAGQKGTGKWSAIAAMDESDPLTLITEAVYARLLSALYIEREKASGLYPEPVELGENLFVEEIRQALYASKLISYAQGFSLIRRASEHYGWDLDYGTIAQIWRKGCIIRSVFLQKITEAYRKNPKLENLLFDDFFRTKIQKALPSWRKVVAEGALSGVALPAMSSALSYFDGLRTMHSAANLIQAQRDYFGAHTYERTDRERGLFFHTNWTGEGGNTVSGTYNA, from the coding sequence ATGAAAAAAGCAGATATCGGACTGATCGGTCTCGCCGTAATGGGGGAGAACCTGGCTCTGAATATGGAAAGCAAAGGTTTTACCGTTGCTGTATATAATCGTAACTTTCCCGGTGAGGAAGGAGTAGTGGACCGTTTTGTGAATGGCCGTGGTAAAGGCAAGAATTTTATCGCCACCCATTCGATCGAAGAACTGACGGAGGCTGTAAAGCGTCCGCGCATCATTATGATGATGATCAAGGCCGGTGCACCGGTCGACGAAATGATTGAACAACTATTGCCTTATATGTCGCCGGGCGATGTAATCATCGACGGAGGTAACTCAGACTTTCACGATACGGAACGCCGCGTGAAGGAAGTGGAAGCAAAAGGTCTGTACTTTATAGGTTCGGGCATTTCCGGCGGAGAAGAAGGGGCGCTTCACGGTCCTTCTGTAATGCCCGGAGGTTCTCCCGAAGCATGGCCGATTGTAAAGGATATCCTGCAAGGTATTGCAGCCAAGCTGGATGACGGTACTCCTTGCTGCCAGTGGATCGGACGCGGTGGAGCCGGACATTTTGTAAAAATGGTCCATAACGGTATCGAATATGGGGATATGCAATTGATCTCTGAAGCGTACTCATTGTTGAAAAACCGGAAAGGACTCGACAATGATGAAATGTCGGTCGTATTCGAGGAATGGAATAAAGGGGAACTGGATAGCTTCCTGATCGAGATCACAAAGAATATCCTTCGTTTCCGTGATGAAGACGGCAAGCCGTTGCTGGATAAAATACTGGATGTGGCCGGACAAAAGGGAACAGGAAAGTGGAGTGCTATCGCTGCTATGGATGAGAGCGATCCGCTGACTTTGATCACGGAAGCCGTATATGCCCGTCTGCTGTCGGCTCTTTATATTGAACGCGAAAAAGCATCCGGTTTGTATCCCGAACCTGTCGAGTTGGGAGAGAACCTGTTCGTCGAAGAAATACGTCAGGCCTTGTATGCTTCCAAACTGATCTCGTATGCCCAGGGATTCTCTTTGATACGCCGCGCCTCCGAGCATTATGGTTGGGATCTGGATTACGGAACTATTGCACAGATCTGGCGTAAGGGATGTATCATCCGCTCCGTCTTCCTGCAGAAGATAACGGAAGCATACCGCAAGAATCCGAAGTTGGAGAACCTGTTGTTCGACGACTTTTTCCGTACAAAAATACAGAAAGCGTTACCTTCCTGGCGTAAAGTCGTTGCCGAAGGAGCCTTAAGTGGAGTGGCTTTACCGGCTATGAGTTCTGCTTTGAGTTATTTCGACGGGTTGCGTACCATGCATTCGGCTGCCAACCTGATCCAGGCACAGCGTGATTACTTCGGAGCCCATACCTATGAAAGAACCGACCGCGAACGTGGCCTCTTCTTCCATACCAACTGGACGGGTGAAGGTGGAAATACCGTTTCCGGGACTTATAATGCTTAA
- a CDS encoding helix-turn-helix domain-containing protein: MKTERILPVDLYNTVSTPELTLESSLKILYVKDGENCKLLPLDSGTLVVICTGGTFSCQAMHQVYDVTAGQLLLVASDDVTEIKSFQSTGFTGIIVYVSEELLINRQRLVYRDIPSDEIEETRTYLRLIESQVEQMKEMRAKVVESLLRALIINLQQGKSVSEVPKTENSLFFQQFATLISRYHHSPAYFYAEKLGITSQELNIRCKQGAGISAAEWISEFVLLEAKDLLSKTRLRPSQIATMLGFANHDTFSRWFRRNTGEIPTEWR, encoded by the coding sequence ATGAAAACAGAAAGAATATTACCAGTTGATCTTTACAATACGGTGTCGACACCTGAGCTAACGCTTGAAAGTTCGCTGAAGATCCTATATGTAAAAGATGGTGAAAACTGTAAGTTGCTTCCGTTGGACTCGGGTACATTGGTCGTGATCTGTACCGGGGGAACTTTCAGTTGCCAGGCTATGCATCAGGTTTATGATGTAACTGCAGGGCAGCTTCTATTGGTTGCCAGTGATGATGTAACAGAAATAAAGTCTTTCCAGTCTACCGGGTTTACCGGTATAATCGTTTATGTATCCGAAGAGTTACTTATTAACCGGCAACGTCTTGTTTACCGCGATATCCCTTCTGACGAGATTGAAGAAACAAGAACTTATCTGAGGCTGATCGAATCGCAGGTCGAGCAGATGAAGGAGATGCGTGCTAAAGTGGTGGAGTCGCTGCTCCGGGCTTTGATCATAAATCTGCAACAGGGAAAATCGGTCTCGGAAGTGCCCAAAACAGAAAATTCACTCTTTTTTCAACAATTTGCGACCTTAATTAGCCGATATCATCATTCTCCTGCGTACTTTTACGCAGAAAAGTTAGGGATCACTTCGCAGGAACTGAATATCCGGTGTAAGCAAGGTGCGGGAATATCGGCTGCCGAATGGATCAGTGAGTTCGTATTGCTGGAAGCAAAAGACTTGTTGTCGAAAACCCGCCTGCGTCCTTCGCAGATTGCTACGATGCTGGGGTTTGCCAACCACGATACTTTTTCCCGTTGGTTCCGCAGGAATACGGGGGAGATCCCTACCGAATGGAGGTAA
- a CDS encoding AraC family transcriptional regulator, whose amino-acid sequence MNLSFENSKIKGKVILSDSLDTNPALLKDKTLYKFIWVVSGRLELDVDHQTVVLNAGQLLTLSHLHHLEFIRVDGTYLALMFNSNFYCIYGNDHEVSCNGLLFHGSSHVVIFDLSDEERRKIDTLTGIMREEFESRDHLQDEMLRVLLKRFIILCTRVAENRHGVRQENGVQFETIRKFYVLVDTWFKEKKQVQEYADMLNKSPKTLANLLAAYQQPSAIRIIHNRIQAEAERLLLYTSKSSKEIALSLGFEDQATFSRFFKNTTGMSTTEYRKKNKIIKE is encoded by the coding sequence ATGAATTTATCATTTGAAAACAGCAAGATCAAAGGAAAAGTTATTTTATCGGATTCGCTGGATACTAACCCGGCTTTATTGAAAGACAAAACATTATATAAGTTTATTTGGGTTGTTTCCGGTCGGCTTGAACTGGATGTCGACCATCAGACTGTCGTATTGAATGCGGGACAGTTGCTTACTTTGTCTCACTTGCATCATCTGGAATTTATCCGGGTGGACGGGACCTATCTGGCATTGATGTTCAATAGTAATTTCTATTGTATCTATGGTAACGATCATGAGGTTTCGTGCAACGGCCTGTTGTTTCACGGATCTTCGCATGTTGTGATTTTTGACCTGTCTGACGAAGAGCGGCGCAAGATCGATACGTTGACGGGTATTATGCGCGAGGAATTCGAGAGTCGTGACCATTTGCAGGACGAGATGCTTCGTGTTTTGCTGAAACGCTTTATTATATTATGTACGCGTGTGGCGGAAAATCGGCATGGGGTGAGACAAGAGAACGGGGTACAGTTCGAGACGATCCGTAAGTTCTATGTATTGGTCGACACCTGGTTCAAGGAAAAGAAGCAAGTACAGGAATATGCCGATATGTTGAATAAATCTCCCAAAACATTAGCCAACCTACTGGCTGCTTACCAACAACCTTCGGCTATCCGCATTATCCATAACCGGATACAGGCCGAAGCAGAACGTTTATTGCTTTATACTTCCAAAAGTTCTAAAGAGATCGCTCTGTCGTTAGGATTCGAAGATCAGGCAACTTTCAGCCGCTTCTTCAAAAATACGACGGGAATGAGTACGACTGAATACCGGAAGAAGAATAAGATCATCAAAGAATAG
- a CDS encoding DUF2156 domain-containing protein, with protein sequence MKIPFKPITIEDKETITSFTYPHNYRNCDYSFANICSWRFLYDTEFAVVDGFLLIRFLIEDKSRMVYMTPAGEGDLRHALELLEADSQKHGHPLCMLGVTPDAKEMLEKALPGGFFYIPERDYFDYIYLREDLALLKGKKFQSKRNHINNFKKRYEYEYSSITPELIPQCLKLECTWYKANRTEDDAEDLNYERISMTYALNHFDELGLLGGALLVDGKVIAFTFGAPINHDTFGVHVEKADVDYEGAYTVINQEFASRLPEQFTYVNREEDLGIPGLRKAKLSYNPVILLEKNAAIKKTQNNKKDEQATSNRSVASLV encoded by the coding sequence ATGAAGATTCCTTTTAAACCAATTACTATAGAGGATAAGGAGACAATTACCTCCTTTACCTATCCTCATAATTATCGCAATTGCGATTACTCGTTCGCCAACATTTGCAGTTGGCGTTTCCTGTACGACACAGAGTTCGCCGTAGTCGACGGATTTTTACTGATCCGCTTCCTGATAGAAGATAAAAGCAGGATGGTCTACATGACCCCGGCAGGAGAAGGCGACCTGCGGCATGCGTTGGAACTGTTGGAGGCCGATTCGCAGAAACACGGCCATCCGCTATGTATGCTGGGGGTGACGCCCGATGCCAAAGAGATGCTTGAAAAGGCATTACCCGGAGGATTCTTTTATATTCCTGAACGGGATTATTTCGACTATATCTACCTGCGTGAAGACCTGGCACTATTAAAAGGCAAGAAGTTCCAGTCCAAACGCAACCATATCAACAATTTCAAGAAGAGATATGAGTACGAATATTCCTCTATCACTCCGGAACTAATCCCTCAGTGTCTGAAACTGGAATGTACCTGGTATAAAGCCAACCGTACGGAAGACGACGCGGAAGATCTGAATTACGAACGTATTTCCATGACTTATGCCCTCAATCATTTCGACGAACTCGGACTGTTAGGAGGTGCCCTGCTCGTCGACGGAAAAGTAATAGCTTTTACATTCGGAGCACCGATCAACCACGATACTTTCGGGGTACATGTGGAAAAGGCCGATGTCGACTACGAAGGGGCCTATACGGTTATCAACCAGGAATTCGCTTCCCGGTTGCCGGAACAGTTCACCTATGTCAACCGGGAGGAAGACTTGGGTATCCCCGGACTACGCAAAGCAAAACTTTCTTATAACCCGGTCATACTATTAGAGAAGAACGCCGCGATAAAGAAAACGCAAAACAATAAAAAAGATGAACAAGCAACAAGTAATCGATCTGTGGCGTCTCTCGTTTAA
- a CDS encoding SLC13 family permease, protein MITTLIILALSAFFFVNGKIRSDLVALCALVLLMVFNILTPEEALSGFSNSVVIMMVGLFVVGGAIFKTGLAKMIGSKILHLAGTSEIKLFILIMLVTAFIGAFVSNTGTVALMLPIVVSMAVNANINPGRFLMPLAFASSMGGMATLIGTPPNLVVQEALSNAGYNDLSFFSFTPIGIVCITVGIIVLIPLSKWFLVKKEDNKKNDVATGRSPQELATKYSLSDNLYRVRVHKDSRIRNKKLQELNITSLYNLTILEIRRKSSSQSRFMKTVDQKLAGPDTEIHEEDILYVFGDFDNIDRFVKENHLDLTESQVSEFTGDQEKLSVREIGIAEVLLMPDSKLINRAVKDSGFRDKYSVNILGIERKNEYILSDVKDIKMHAGDILLIQGNWDDIARMSKKQSQWVVLGQPVEEASKVTLDYKAPVAAGIMALMIAAMVFDFIPIPPVAAVLIAAILMVLTGCFRNVEDAYKTINWESIVLIAAMLPMSLALEKTGASSLISEKLVGGLGNYGPLVLMAGIYFTTSLLTMFISNTATAVLVAPIALQSAIAIGVSPYPFLLAVTVGASMCFASPFSTPPNALVMSAGKYTFMDYVKVGLPLQLIMGVIMVFILPLLFPF, encoded by the coding sequence ATGATAACAACTCTTATTATTCTGGCTCTTTCGGCCTTCTTTTTCGTAAACGGGAAGATCCGTTCAGACCTTGTTGCTCTTTGTGCGCTGGTCCTATTAATGGTATTCAACATTCTGACTCCGGAAGAAGCGCTCTCCGGTTTTTCCAATTCCGTCGTCATTATGATGGTCGGATTGTTCGTAGTAGGTGGAGCCATCTTCAAGACAGGCCTGGCCAAGATGATCGGTAGTAAAATACTCCATCTGGCAGGAACCAGCGAGATCAAACTATTTATACTGATTATGCTGGTTACAGCTTTTATCGGTGCATTTGTCAGCAACACCGGGACTGTAGCCCTGATGTTGCCGATCGTTGTCAGTATGGCGGTCAATGCCAATATCAATCCCGGCCGTTTCCTTATGCCCCTTGCGTTTGCCAGCAGTATGGGAGGTATGGCCACGCTGATCGGTACGCCTCCGAACCTTGTGGTACAGGAAGCGTTGTCGAATGCAGGCTATAACGACCTTTCATTCTTTTCGTTTACCCCGATAGGTATCGTCTGTATTACAGTCGGTATCATCGTCCTGATCCCACTGAGCAAATGGTTCCTGGTGAAGAAAGAAGATAACAAAAAAAACGATGTCGCCACCGGCCGTTCCCCGCAGGAGTTGGCTACCAAATACAGCCTTTCCGATAACCTATACCGGGTCCGGGTACATAAAGACTCACGGATACGTAACAAGAAATTGCAGGAACTCAACATCACGAGCCTCTACAATCTTACTATTCTGGAGATCAGACGCAAATCCTCGTCGCAAAGCCGTTTCATGAAAACGGTCGATCAGAAACTGGCAGGCCCCGATACGGAAATCCATGAAGAAGATATCCTATACGTATTCGGCGACTTCGACAACATCGACAGGTTTGTCAAAGAGAACCACCTGGATCTCACCGAGTCGCAGGTATCCGAATTTACAGGCGACCAGGAAAAACTGAGTGTCCGCGAGATCGGTATCGCCGAAGTCCTCTTGATGCCCGACTCCAAACTGATCAACCGAGCCGTCAAAGACTCCGGTTTCCGTGATAAATATTCAGTCAACATATTAGGGATAGAACGTAAAAACGAATATATCCTGTCCGATGTAAAAGATATAAAGATGCATGCCGGAGATATCCTCCTGATACAAGGTAACTGGGACGATATCGCCCGTATGAGCAAGAAACAGTCACAATGGGTGGTACTCGGGCAACCTGTCGAAGAGGCCTCCAAAGTTACCCTCGACTACAAAGCGCCCGTTGCCGCCGGTATCATGGCCCTGATGATCGCAGCTATGGTGTTCGACTTTATCCCCATTCCTCCCGTAGCGGCCGTACTTATTGCCGCCATCCTGATGGTATTGACAGGCTGTTTCCGGAATGTGGAAGATGCCTACAAAACGATCAACTGGGAAAGTATCGTACTGATCGCAGCCATGCTGCCGATGTCGCTCGCGTTGGAAAAGACCGGTGCCTCCTCGCTCATCTCTGAAAAGTTGGTAGGAGGATTGGGCAATTACGGGCCGCTTGTCTTAATGGCAGGAATCTATTTCACGACCTCACTGTTAACCATGTTCATCAGCAACACGGCAACAGCTGTCCTTGTCGCCCCGATCGCCCTGCAATCGGCCATTGCCATAGGTGTAAGCCCCTACCCGTTCCTGCTAGCTGTAACAGTCGGAGCCAGCATGTGTTTTGCTTCTCCATTCTCCACTCCGCCGAACGCACTTGTGATGTCGGCCGGTAAATATACGTTTATGGATTATGTAAAAGTAGGGCTTCCCCTGCAGCTCATCATGGGGGTAATTATGGTCTTTATACTGCCATTATTATTTCCGTTCTAA